The genome window CCTCGACCGCCGCGTCATCCGCGACCTCTTAGGCTTCGACGAACAAACCTACACCGCCGTCCGCCGCCTCGCCGCCAAATGGTGCGCCGAACCCTCCGTCCACGGCGGCAAACCAAGACCCAATGGCACCGAACTCAGAATGTGAAAGATAAACATGTTGGTCGTGGCTTACATTTGGAAATGGCATGGAAGCAGTACTTTATCTTGCTCATTCACCGTAACGCAGCTATGTTAGACCAATAGCCTCTTGAATGCTTGCACTGAGTCTTCCGTAAATCCTTCCTCAAAGTGAGCTGATCCACTTAGAAAGTCTAGACTGGGTGCCGTTTGCTCCTTGTTTATAACGAACTTAGTAATCTTAGGCCGAATATCTGACAGAACTTCATTGATGAATTCATCCCGGAAGGCGTAACCAATAAAGATGGCAGCTGTCGCTCTCTCCGCAACTAGCCGCAAGCGATTGTGGAACGACGAGAAGGGTTCGTCCTGAGGCTCGCCCTTGAACCCGGGATAGATCAAGATGTGATTCTGATGTTCTCCTGTGAACCGTGATGACCCAACGATGATCCTTCCATCGGAGCCCCGCTGCCAATCCACGGAACCGTGTAGCTTTGTCAACAGCCCAGGGCCAGAGAAAGTAGGAACGATTTCCTCGGATGTAGAGTGCCATTTGTCTAGGTCAATCGTGGAGTTGACGCCGTCTGTGACTCTACCTGTCCCAATACTCTCGCTTAGACCTCCTGCAAGGATAGCGTCTTCTAGCACAAGGTCATAGTTCGTCGTAAACACTTCGGTATGAAGATCGTGCCTATGAAGAAACTGAAGCAAATTGACCCATGTTTCTAATGCTTCATGATTGGGTCTCGCGGCATACAACTCATACACAAGCCTGTTGATGTCGTCTTCAAGCTCATCTAAAGAGCGGACGGTTTTTTTCATTGACTCCAAGATGTCATTTAGAGAGGCGAATGGATCGTAGTCGATGAGTTCGCCTTCGCTTGTCTCGGCGAGTCTCGAAAAGCGATTCTGACCAGGCTGTAAAACCCAGCCAGGGAAAGCAGTGGTGTCTGAAGACTTGGTGCAATAGTCTCGCATTTCGGCTAATGTGCCAAGAACTTTCTCAATGTCAATCCGACTATCGTTGTCGACTGACTTGAGGAACAAAGAGGCTTCCCTGAACCAGGGACTCTTTCTAATCTCACTAGGGACACGACTAAAGAACTCGGTCGTTGTGGGATATTGTTCAGGATTGACTGCTGCTGACGCGCCGGCTCCAGCAAATACAAGTATCAAGGTGCTTTCTCCTTTGACTGTTCCGATTGACGCCGCTGTTGCGCAATCGGGATAGGCACGGCGGCAAACCCCGCCCCAAAACCGCCAAGCTGATCATCTAACACCCGTGCTCAGCGACAGGCAGCGTTAGGGACTCTCACGAAAAGGTTTGCTCAATCAGCTTGAGTTCATCCGCAACGGTCTCGCAGACACTTTCAAAATGAGCAGTATATGTATCGTGCTCTTGCAATGCGTTCTTTGCTAAAGCATCAGCATCACTTCCGCCGAAATGCCCGTAAACCTTGGATCGGATATCGTGAACCTCCCTCAAACCGTTGAGATTTCCACCATTGGCGAGTTTGGCATGCCCGATTAGGACTTTCTCAATAAGGGACAGACTCTTCTCCTCTTTGCAGAAGGCAATCCCCATTTCGCTGAGCTTTGCCCGAATTGCCTTGACCTTAAAGCCCTCAATGAGCATTTTCGAAAGATCCGAAAACGCTCCCGCCCACTCTTGTCGGCTGTTCGTTAGAGGTTTGCTAACGTGACCAAGTAGAGCTTCATCACGAAGCTTCCACCAAGTC of Chloroflexota bacterium contains these proteins:
- a CDS encoding SIR2 family protein; protein product: MILVFAGAGASAAVNPEQYPTTTEFFSRVPSEIRKSPWFREASLFLKSVDNDSRIDIEKVLGTLAEMRDYCTKSSDTTAFPGWVLQPGQNRFSRLAETSEGELIDYDPFASLNDILESMKKTVRSLDELEDDINRLVYELYAARPNHEALETWVNLLQFLHRHDLHTEVFTTNYDLVLEDAILAGGLSESIGTGRVTDGVNSTIDLDKWHSTSEEIVPTFSGPGLLTKLHGSVDWQRGSDGRIIVGSSRFTGEHQNHILIYPGFKGEPQDEPFSSFHNRLRLVAERATAAIFIGYAFRDEFINEVLSDIRPKITKFVINKEQTAPSLDFLSGSAHFEEGFTEDSVQAFKRLLV